In one window of Lynx canadensis isolate LIC74 chromosome A3, mLynCan4.pri.v2, whole genome shotgun sequence DNA:
- the DPY30 gene encoding protein dpy-30 homolog, with protein sequence MEPEQMLEGQTQVAENPHSEYGLTDNVERIVDNEKINAEKSSKQKVDLQSLPTRAYLDQTVVPILLQGLAVLAKERPPNPIEFLASYLLKNKAQFEDRN encoded by the exons ATGGAGCCAGAGCAGATGCTGGAGGGACAGACGCAG gttGCAGAAAACCCTCACTCTGAGTACGGTCTTACAGACAATGTCGAG AGGATAGTAGACAATGAGAAGATTAATGCAGAAAAGTCATCAAAACAGAAAGTGGATCTTCAGTCTTTGCCAACTCGTGCCTACCTGGATCAGACAGTTGTGCCTATATTATTACAGGGACTGGCTGTGCTTGCAAAAGAAAG aCCACCAAATCCCATTGAATTTCTAGcatcatatcttttaaaaaacaaggcaCAGTTTGAAGATCGAAACTGA